From a single Silene latifolia isolate original U9 population chromosome 6, ASM4854445v1, whole genome shotgun sequence genomic region:
- the LOC141586141 gene encoding uncharacterized protein LOC141586141 — protein sequence MAGELNPAAAINYPAATATAIAGEKNNLGPKRQRRPSVRLGEIGGDKPSTNTGLLRPKPPSYKTRPLTNLVNKDEYEFDDDNNDKPAKRPLTNFSINNNNNNNDEEDEEAGDEDEEQQQQHQQQTSQDSGESGDERVFQVWHAHNRRSTRPINNNININNNTSSGGGFRGLDIGVRNWLIDLGLARYAPVFEIHEVDDDVLPFLTLEDLKDMGINAVGSRRKLYAAILNLRKGLS from the coding sequence ATGGCGGGAGAGTTAAATCCTGCGGCGGCGATTAATTACCCGGCGGCAACAGCGACGGCGATAGCGGGAGAGAAGAACAACTTGGGCCCAAAGCGACAAAGGCGGCCCAGCGTAAGATTAGGCGAAATCGGCGGCGACAAACCGTCCACCAATACCGGCCTCCTCCGTCCAAAACCCCCTTCTTATAAGACCCGCCCTCTAACCAACTTGGTCAACAAAGACGAATACGAATTCGACGACGACAACAACGACAAACCGGCCAAAAGACCGCTCACCAATTtcagcatcaacaacaacaacaacaacaacgacgaaGAAGACGAAGAAGCTGGAGACGAAGacgaagaacaacaacaacaacatcagcagCAGACTAGTCAAGATAGTGGTGAGTCGGGCGACGAGAGAGTGTTTCAAGTATGGCATGCTCATAACCGTAGATCTACCAGgcctattaataataatattaatattaataataatacttcgTCTGGAGGTGGGTTTCGAGGATTGGATATTGGGGTTCGAAATTGGTTAATTGATTTAGGGTTAGCTCGTTATGCTCCGGTATTTGAGATAcatgaggttgatgatgatgtctTGCCGTTTTTGACTCTTGAAGATCTTAAAGATATGGGTATTAATGCTGTTGGTTCTCGTCGTAAATTGTATGCTGCTATTCTTAATCTTCGTAAGGGTTTGTCTTGA
- the LOC141586142 gene encoding BTB/POZ domain-containing protein POB1-like isoform X2: MREMNRDLFDPRTVTEPEYSRSPREGNFGFAFNDSNFSDRVLRIEIMVGPSGSKSDGGECSEWGAHHRKRRRDDLKKDGVANRDVIDDTIDANHPDNDDDLDGADVAACAEEQVLNQSDADDVLGGENDDEEAVAMIDESLSDEGANSNDSSWSMECTTVLRVQTLHISSPILAAKSPFFYKLFSNGMRESEQRHVTLRINESEEAALMELLNFMYSNTLSANTSAALLDILMAADKFEVASCMRYCSRLLRNMQMTPESALLYLDLPSSVLMAEAVQPLTDAAKQYLADRYKDVTKFQEEVLSLPIAGIEAVLSSDDLQVASEDAVYDFVLKWVRARYPKIEERREILATRLARYIRFPHMTCRKLRKALTCPDFDHEVSSKLVMEALFFKAEAPHRQRMLISEDSASTNHRFVDRAYKYRPVKVVEFEFPRQQCVVYLDLKREECANLFPSGRVYSQAFHLGGQGFFLSAHCNMDQQSSFHCFGLFLGMQEKGSVSFAVDYEFAARSKPSEDFQNKYKGNYTFTGGKAVGYRNLFGIPWTSFMADDSLYFINGILHLRAELTIRH, translated from the exons ATGAGGGAGATGAACCGGGATTTATTCGACCCGAGAACCGTAACTGAACCCGAATACTCTAGATCACCACGTGAGGGTAATTTTGGGTTTGCTTTCAACGACAGTAATTTCTCAGACAGGGTTCTTCGGATCGAGATTATGGTTGGACCGTCCGGTTCGAAATCTGATGGTGGTGAATGTTCTGAGTGGGGGGCCCACCATCGTAAACGACGTCGTGATGATTTGAAGAAAGATGGTGTTGCTAATCGTGATGTTATTGATGATACTATTGATGCTAATCATcctgataatgatgatgatttaGATG GTGCTGATGTTGCTGCATGTGCTGAGGAGCAGGTTTTGAATCAATCTGATGCGGATGATGTCTTAGGGGGTGAGAATGATGACGAGGAAGCCGTTGCAATGATTGACGAATCACTTTCTG ATGAAGGGGCCAATAGCAATGATTCATCATGGAGCATGGAATGTACGACAGTTCTGAGAGTTCAAACTTTGCACATAAGCTCTCCTATCCTAGCAGCCAAAAGTCCGTTTTTTTACAAG TTATTCTCGAATGGAATGAGGGAGTCTGAACAGAGGCACGTAACTCTTCGTATCAATGAATCTG AGGAAGCTGCACTGATGGAACTTCTGAACTTCATGTATAGCAACACTTTATCTGCAAATACGTCTGCTGCTTTGCTAGACATATTAATGGCTGCAGATAAGTTCGAGGTTGCCTCATGTATGAGATATTGCAGTCGTCTTTTACGGAATATGCAAATGACCCCTGAATCTGCCCTCCTGTATCTAGATCTTCCTTCCAGTGTTTTAATGGCTGAAGCAGTACAACCGTTGACCGATGCAGCAAAGCAATACCTTGCTGATCGTTATAAGGATGTTACCAA GTTTCAAGAAGAGGTTTTGTCATTGCCCATCGCTGGAATTGAGGCCGTTCTTTCTAGTGACGACCTCCAGGTGGCATCCGAAGATGCTGTGTATGACTTTGTTTTGAAGTGGGTGAGGGCACGGTACCCAAAAATAGAAGAGCGGCGTGAAATCCTTGCTACCCGCCTTGCTCGATACATCCGCTTCCCGCACATGACATGCCGAAAATTGAGAAAGGCTTTAACCTGCCCTGACTTTGATCATGAGGTATCATCAAAACTCGTTATGGAAGCCCTCTTTTTCAAAGCCGAGGCCCCACACCGTCAACGGATGCTCATTTCCGAAGATTCTGCTTCAACTAACCATCGTTTTGTGGATCGGGCCTACAAGTATCGTCCCGTTAAGGTAGTCGAGTTTGAATTCCCCCGTCAACAGTGTGTTGTCTATCTGGACCTGAAGCGGGAGGAATGTGCGAATCTTTTCCCATCGGGCCGGGTTTATTCTCAAGCCTTCCACTTGGGTGGACAAGGGTTCTTCCTCTCAGCCCATTGTAACATGGACCAACAAAGCTCGTTCCACTGCTTCGGGTTGTTCCTTGGAATGCAAGAGAAAGGGTCAGTCTCTTTTGCAGTCGACTACGAGTTTGCTGCAAGGTCAAAGCCGTCAGAAGACTTTCAGAACAAATACAAAGGCAACTATACATTTACCGGGGGTAAGGCGGTAGGTTACCGAAATCTTTTTGGGATACCGTGGACTTCCTTCATGGCCGACGACAGCCTGTATTTCATCAATGGCATCCTGCACTTAAGAGCAGAGCTTACGATCAGGCACTGA
- the LOC141586142 gene encoding BTB/POZ domain-containing protein POB1-like isoform X1, whose protein sequence is MREMNRDLFDPRTVTEPEYSRSPREGNFGFAFNDSNFSDRVLRIEIMVGPSGSKSDGGECSEWGAHHRKRRRDDLKKDGVANRDVIDDTIDANHPDNDDDLDGADVAACAEEQVLNQSDADDVLGGENDDEEAVAMIDESLSADEGANSNDSSWSMECTTVLRVQTLHISSPILAAKSPFFYKLFSNGMRESEQRHVTLRINESEEAALMELLNFMYSNTLSANTSAALLDILMAADKFEVASCMRYCSRLLRNMQMTPESALLYLDLPSSVLMAEAVQPLTDAAKQYLADRYKDVTKFQEEVLSLPIAGIEAVLSSDDLQVASEDAVYDFVLKWVRARYPKIEERREILATRLARYIRFPHMTCRKLRKALTCPDFDHEVSSKLVMEALFFKAEAPHRQRMLISEDSASTNHRFVDRAYKYRPVKVVEFEFPRQQCVVYLDLKREECANLFPSGRVYSQAFHLGGQGFFLSAHCNMDQQSSFHCFGLFLGMQEKGSVSFAVDYEFAARSKPSEDFQNKYKGNYTFTGGKAVGYRNLFGIPWTSFMADDSLYFINGILHLRAELTIRH, encoded by the exons ATGAGGGAGATGAACCGGGATTTATTCGACCCGAGAACCGTAACTGAACCCGAATACTCTAGATCACCACGTGAGGGTAATTTTGGGTTTGCTTTCAACGACAGTAATTTCTCAGACAGGGTTCTTCGGATCGAGATTATGGTTGGACCGTCCGGTTCGAAATCTGATGGTGGTGAATGTTCTGAGTGGGGGGCCCACCATCGTAAACGACGTCGTGATGATTTGAAGAAAGATGGTGTTGCTAATCGTGATGTTATTGATGATACTATTGATGCTAATCATcctgataatgatgatgatttaGATG GTGCTGATGTTGCTGCATGTGCTGAGGAGCAGGTTTTGAATCAATCTGATGCGGATGATGTCTTAGGGGGTGAGAATGATGACGAGGAAGCCGTTGCAATGATTGACGAATCACTTTCTG CAGATGAAGGGGCCAATAGCAATGATTCATCATGGAGCATGGAATGTACGACAGTTCTGAGAGTTCAAACTTTGCACATAAGCTCTCCTATCCTAGCAGCCAAAAGTCCGTTTTTTTACAAG TTATTCTCGAATGGAATGAGGGAGTCTGAACAGAGGCACGTAACTCTTCGTATCAATGAATCTG AGGAAGCTGCACTGATGGAACTTCTGAACTTCATGTATAGCAACACTTTATCTGCAAATACGTCTGCTGCTTTGCTAGACATATTAATGGCTGCAGATAAGTTCGAGGTTGCCTCATGTATGAGATATTGCAGTCGTCTTTTACGGAATATGCAAATGACCCCTGAATCTGCCCTCCTGTATCTAGATCTTCCTTCCAGTGTTTTAATGGCTGAAGCAGTACAACCGTTGACCGATGCAGCAAAGCAATACCTTGCTGATCGTTATAAGGATGTTACCAA GTTTCAAGAAGAGGTTTTGTCATTGCCCATCGCTGGAATTGAGGCCGTTCTTTCTAGTGACGACCTCCAGGTGGCATCCGAAGATGCTGTGTATGACTTTGTTTTGAAGTGGGTGAGGGCACGGTACCCAAAAATAGAAGAGCGGCGTGAAATCCTTGCTACCCGCCTTGCTCGATACATCCGCTTCCCGCACATGACATGCCGAAAATTGAGAAAGGCTTTAACCTGCCCTGACTTTGATCATGAGGTATCATCAAAACTCGTTATGGAAGCCCTCTTTTTCAAAGCCGAGGCCCCACACCGTCAACGGATGCTCATTTCCGAAGATTCTGCTTCAACTAACCATCGTTTTGTGGATCGGGCCTACAAGTATCGTCCCGTTAAGGTAGTCGAGTTTGAATTCCCCCGTCAACAGTGTGTTGTCTATCTGGACCTGAAGCGGGAGGAATGTGCGAATCTTTTCCCATCGGGCCGGGTTTATTCTCAAGCCTTCCACTTGGGTGGACAAGGGTTCTTCCTCTCAGCCCATTGTAACATGGACCAACAAAGCTCGTTCCACTGCTTCGGGTTGTTCCTTGGAATGCAAGAGAAAGGGTCAGTCTCTTTTGCAGTCGACTACGAGTTTGCTGCAAGGTCAAAGCCGTCAGAAGACTTTCAGAACAAATACAAAGGCAACTATACATTTACCGGGGGTAAGGCGGTAGGTTACCGAAATCTTTTTGGGATACCGTGGACTTCCTTCATGGCCGACGACAGCCTGTATTTCATCAATGGCATCCTGCACTTAAGAGCAGAGCTTACGATCAGGCACTGA
- the LOC141586145 gene encoding eukaryotic translation initiation factor 1A-like — protein sequence MPKNKGKGGKNRKRGKNEADDEKRELVFKEDGQEYAQVLRMLGNGRLEAQCIDNEKRLCHIRGKMHKKVWIAAGDMILVSLRDYQDDKADVILKYMPDEARLLKAYGELPENIRLNEGIAMEDDDDDGIQDILFEDEDIDKI from the exons ATGCCGAAAAATAAAGGAAAAGGAGGGAAGAACAGGAAAAGAGGGAAGAACGAAGCGGACGACGAAAAGAGAGAACTTGTTTTTAAAGAAGACGGTCAAGAATACGCTCAAGTTCTTCGTATGCTCGGTAATGGCCGCTTGGAAGCACAATGTATTGATAATGAAAAGCGTCTTTGTCATATTCGTGGAAAGATGCATAAGAAGGTTTGGATTGCTGCTGGTGATATGATCCTTGTTAGTCTTCGCGATTATCag GATGACAAGGCTGATGTTATCCTGAAGTACATGCCTGACGAAGCCAGGTTACTCAAGGCGTATGGTGAATTGCCGGAAAACATTAGGCTTAATGAGGGTATTGCcatggaagatgatgatgatgacggtaTCCAGGACATTCTGTTCGAGGATGAAGATATAGATAAGATTTAA
- the LOC141586143 gene encoding GDSL esterase/lipase At4g01130-like: protein MGSSIVVMVTVLMVAVFGCLCESKCDIKGIFNFGDSNTDTGGYSAAFPAQRSPYGMTFFKKPVGRYTDGRVITDLLAQAIGIPFLSPYLRSIGSDFRHGVNYATAASTVRLPTTSLFVTGISPFSLDIQLNQMKEFRSTVIELQSHSTPNNVSNPLPPVNIFGKALYTIYIGQNDFTRDLARLGISGVMQFVPQVISQIAAAIKELYGIGGRTFWVLNLAPIGCYPAYLVELPHNSTDVDEFGCMISYNKAVNDYNNLLKQALEHTRADLPDASVIYVDSHSVLLDLFQRPKSYGMKYGTKACCGQGGEPYNYNLAAYCGNPARLVKGRNLTATACADPGYYVSWDGIHPTEVANKFVTKAILNESIFDPPFPLRRLCDLHSIR from the exons ATGGGTAGCTCGATAGTGGTGATGGTGACGGTGTTGATGGTTGCAGTTTTTGGGTGCTTATGTGAAAGCAAATGTGATATAAAGGGAATATTCAACTTTGGTGACTCGAACACGGATACGGGTGGGTACTCGGCTGCATTCCCAGCACAGAGATCGCCTTATGGAATGACATTCTTCAAGAAGCCTGTTGGTAGATATACTGATGGAAGAGTCATTACTGATTTGTTAG CACAAGCGATAGGGATACCATTTCTAAGCCCATACTTGAGGTCAATTGGATCGGATTTCAGACACGGTGTAAACTACGCAACAGCAGCATCCACAGTACGGCTTCCGACTACTTCCTTGTTTGTCACCGGTATCAGCCCTTTCTCCCTTGATATTCAGCTCAATCAAATGAAGGAATTTCGTTCTACCGTCATTGAACTTCAATCTCACTCTACTCCCAACAATG TATCAAATCCGCTTCCTCCTGTGAACATATTCGGCAAAGCCCTATACACAATTTACATTGGCCAAAATGACTTCACCCGAGACTTAGCAAGACTCGGTATCAGTGGGGTGATGCAGTTCGTACCTCAAGTAATTTCTCAGATAGCCGCTGCCATTAAG GAATTATATGGTATAGGAGGAAGAACATTTTGGGTGCTGAACCTAGCACCAATCGGTTGCTACCCGGCGTACTTAGTAGAGTTGCCTCATAATAGTACTGATGTTGACGAGTTTGGATGCATGATCTCCTATAACAAAGCAGTGAATGATTACAATAATCTGCTCAAACAAGCACTTGAACATACCAGAGCAGATCTTCCGGATGCTTCTGTTATTTATGTCGACAGTCACTCTGTCTTACTCGACCTCTTTCAACGTCCCAAATCATACG GCATGAAGTATGGAACAAAAGCATGTTGTGGACAAGGGGGTGAGCCTTACAATTACAATCTGGCAGCGTATTGTGGGAACCCCGCCAGGCTCGTTAAGGGAAGAAATTTGACAGCAACAGCTTGTGCAGACCCTGGTTACTATGTTAGTTGGGATGGAATTCATCCGACTGAAGTTGCTAATAAGTTTGTTACCAAAGCGATTCTCAATGAATCCATCTTCGATCCCCCTTTCCCTCTTCGTCGCCTTTGTGATCTGCATTCCATTCGATGA
- the LOC141586144 gene encoding GDSL esterase/lipase At4g01130-like, protein MGRVVLVTVVMVAVFGCICDCKCDIKGIFNFGDSNTDTGGFYAAFPSERSPYGMTYFKKPVGRATDGRVIIDFLAQAIGIPFVSPYLRSIGSDFRHGANYATAASTVRVPTSSLFVTGVSPFSLDIQLNQMKEFRSKVIELQSHSTHNNVSNPLPPVSIFGKALYTIYIGQNDFTGNLASLGISGVMQFVPQVISQIASAIKELYGIGGRTFWVLNLAPIGCYPAFLVQLPHNSTDIDEFGCMISYNKAVVDYNNLLKQALEQTRADLSDASVIYVDSHSVLLDLFQRPKSYGLKYGTKACCGQGGDPYNYNLAAYCGNPARLVKGRNLTATACADPGHYAIWDGIHPTEAANKFVTKAILNESIFDPPFPLRRLCDLHSIR, encoded by the exons ATGGGAAGAGTGGTactggtgacggtggtgatggtGGCGGTTTTTGGGTGCATATGTGATTGCAAATGTGATATAAAGGGAATATTCAACTTCGGTGACTCGAACACGGACACCGGAGGGTTCTATGCTGCATTCCCATCAGAGAGATCACCTTATGGAATGACATACTTTAAGAAGCCTGTTGGTAGAGCTACTGATGGAAGAGTCATTATTGATTTCTTAG CACAAGCGATAGGGATACCGTTTGTCAGCCCGTACTTGAGGTCAATTGGATCGGATTTCAGACACGGCGCAAACTATGCAACAGCAGCATCCACTGTGAGGGTGCCAACTAGTTCCTTGTTTGTCACTGGTGTCAGCCCTTTCTCTCTTGATATTCAGCTCAATCAAATGAAGGAATTCCGGTCTAAGGTCATTGAACTTCAATCTCACTCGACTCACAACAATG TATCAAACCCGCTTCCTCCTGTCAGCATATTCGGCAAAGCCCTATACACGATCTACATTGGCCAAAATGACTTCACCGGAAACTTAGCAAGTCTCGGTATCAGTGGAGTGATGCAGTTCGTACCTCAAGTAATTTCTCAGATTGCTTCTGCCATTAAG GAACTATATGGTATAGGAGGCAGAACATTTTGGGTGCTGAACCTAGCACCAATCGGTTGCTACCCGGCGTTCTTAGTACAGTTGCCTCATAACAGTACCGATATTGACGAGTTTGGATGCATGATTTCCTACAACAAAGCTGTGGTTGATTACAATAACCTCCTTAAACAAGCCCTTGAACAAACCAGAGCAGATCTTTCGGATGCTTCTGTTATTTATGTCGACAGTCACTCTGTCTTACTCGACCTCTTTCAGCGTCCCAAATCTTACG GTCTGAAGTATGGAACAAAAGCATGCTGTGGACAAGGGGGTGATCCTTACAATTACAATTTGGCCGCGTATTGTGGGAACCCGGCCAGGCTCGTTAAGGGAAGGAATTTGACAGCGACAGCTTGTGCAGACCCTGGTCACTATGCTATTTGGGACGGAATTCATCCCACTGAAGCGGCTAATAAGTTTGTTACCAAAGCGATTCTTAATGAATCCATCTTTGATCCCCCTTTCCCTCTTCGTCGACTTTGTGATCTCCATTCCATTCGATGA
- the LOC141586146 gene encoding putative glucose-6-phosphate 1-epimerase isoform X1, producing the protein MGHCSNVAVWEYKASPHEFSKDWNGNLQVVLRNPHGASATVSLHGGQVISWRNEHGEELLFTSSKAIFKPPKAMRGGIPICFPQFGNCGYLEQHGFARNKVWSIDENPPPSPSNDSNGKSFIDLILKPSPEDLKCWPYSFEYRLRVALGNDGCLSLTSRIRNVNGKPFTFSFAYHTYMSVSDISEVRVEGLETLDFLDNLSERRHCTEQGDALTFESEVDRVYLNCPNAIAVIDHGKKRTFVIRKEGLPDVVVWNPWDKKSKAMLNFGDEEYKQMLCVDGAAVGNPITLKPGEEWTGRLELLVVPSSFCSDRFDLH; encoded by the exons ATGGGACATTGCTCTAATGTAGCAGTCTGGGAATATAAAGCTTCTCCACATGAGTTTAGCAAAGATTGGAATGGGAATTTGCAGGTTGTGCTTAGAAATCCTCATGGAGCTTCCGCCACG GTTAGTCTTCATGGTGGACAGGTCATCTCATGGAGAAATGAACATGGGGAAGAACTCTTGTTTACTAGTAGCAAG GCAATCTTTAAGCCTCCGAAAGCAATGAGGGGAGGAATACCAATTTGCTTTCCTCAG TTCGGAAACTGTGGATACCTGGAGCAACATGGATTTGCAAGGAACAAGGTGTGGTCAATTGATGAAAATCCTCCACCTTCGCCATCAAATGATTCTAATGGCAAATCCTTTATTGACTTGATTCTCAAACCATCTCCGGAGGATCTCAAATGCTGGCCTTACAG CTTTGAGTATCGCTTGAGGGTTGCCCTTGGAAATGACGGATGTCTGTCACTTACATCTCGTATAAGAAATGTTAATGGGAAGCCGTTTACTTTCTCATTTGCTTACCACACATATATGTCAGTTTCCGATATCAG TGAAGTCAGGGTTGAAGGATTGGAAACACTGGACTTTCTAGACAACCTATCTGAAAGACGACACTGTACCGAGCAAGGAGATGCTTTGACTTTCGAGTCTGAG GTGGATAGAGTATATTTGAATTGTCCGAATGCTATCGCTGTAATTGATCATGGGAAGAAGCGGACATTTGTGATCCGAAAGGAAGGCCTGCCAGATGTTG TTGTGTGGAATCCATGGGACAAGAAGTCAAAGGCAATGCTCAATTTTGGGGACGAAGAATACAAACAAATGCTTTGTGTAGATGGTGCAGCAGTTGGAAACCCAATTACGCTGAAACCTGGTGAGGAATGGACAGGCCGGCTCGAGCTCTTGGTTGTGCCATCTAGCTTCTGCAGTGACCGTTTTGATCTTCATTAA
- the LOC141586146 gene encoding putative glucose-6-phosphate 1-epimerase isoform X2 produces the protein MIHAIFKPPKAMRGGIPICFPQFGNCGYLEQHGFARNKVWSIDENPPPSPSNDSNGKSFIDLILKPSPEDLKCWPYSFEYRLRVALGNDGCLSLTSRIRNVNGKPFTFSFAYHTYMSVSDISEVRVEGLETLDFLDNLSERRHCTEQGDALTFESEVDRVYLNCPNAIAVIDHGKKRTFVIRKEGLPDVVVWNPWDKKSKAMLNFGDEEYKQMLCVDGAAVGNPITLKPGEEWTGRLELLVVPSSFCSDRFDLH, from the exons ATGATTCAT GCAATCTTTAAGCCTCCGAAAGCAATGAGGGGAGGAATACCAATTTGCTTTCCTCAG TTCGGAAACTGTGGATACCTGGAGCAACATGGATTTGCAAGGAACAAGGTGTGGTCAATTGATGAAAATCCTCCACCTTCGCCATCAAATGATTCTAATGGCAAATCCTTTATTGACTTGATTCTCAAACCATCTCCGGAGGATCTCAAATGCTGGCCTTACAG CTTTGAGTATCGCTTGAGGGTTGCCCTTGGAAATGACGGATGTCTGTCACTTACATCTCGTATAAGAAATGTTAATGGGAAGCCGTTTACTTTCTCATTTGCTTACCACACATATATGTCAGTTTCCGATATCAG TGAAGTCAGGGTTGAAGGATTGGAAACACTGGACTTTCTAGACAACCTATCTGAAAGACGACACTGTACCGAGCAAGGAGATGCTTTGACTTTCGAGTCTGAG GTGGATAGAGTATATTTGAATTGTCCGAATGCTATCGCTGTAATTGATCATGGGAAGAAGCGGACATTTGTGATCCGAAAGGAAGGCCTGCCAGATGTTG TTGTGTGGAATCCATGGGACAAGAAGTCAAAGGCAATGCTCAATTTTGGGGACGAAGAATACAAACAAATGCTTTGTGTAGATGGTGCAGCAGTTGGAAACCCAATTACGCTGAAACCTGGTGAGGAATGGACAGGCCGGCTCGAGCTCTTGGTTGTGCCATCTAGCTTCTGCAGTGACCGTTTTGATCTTCATTAA